One genomic segment of Helianthus annuus cultivar XRQ/B chromosome 14, HanXRQr2.0-SUNRISE, whole genome shotgun sequence includes these proteins:
- the LOC110904212 gene encoding glucomannan 4-beta-mannosyltransferase 2: MGDVISGKNLIPESFPGASVDLAAQIGMLWDLIKAPLIVPLLQLAVYICLAMTVMLFVERLYMGIVIILVKLFWKKPEKRYNWEPIRDDLEIGNSAFPMVLIQIPMFNEKEVYKISIGAACNLSWPSDRLVIQVLDDSTDYVIKDMIEKECQRWASKGVNIRYQIRESRGGYKAGALKEGLKHDYVKDCEYVTIFDADFRPEPDFLRRAIPFLEFNPQIALVQARWRFVNSDECLLTRMQEMSLDYHFTVEQEVGSATHAFFGFNGTGGVWRIAAINEAGGWKDRTTVEDMDLAVRAGLKGWKFLYLGDLQVKSELPSTFKAFRYQQHRWSCGPANLFRKMVMEIVKNKKVTLWKKVYVIYSFFFVRKIIAHMVTFFFFCVVLPLTILVPEVEVPIWGAIYIPCIITTLNSVGTPRSIHLLFYWILFENVMSLHRTKATFIGLLDAKRSNEWVVTEKLGDALKNNKTAGKPAPKKFKFNIGDRIHLTELGFAVFLFFTGCYDFMYGKHNYFIYIFLQTITFLIVGFGYVGTIVPSS; encoded by the exons ATGGGGGACGTTATTTCCGGCAAGAATCTGATCCCGGAGAGTTTTCCGGGAGCGTCGGTGGACTTAGCGGCGCAAATTGGGATGTTGTGGGACTTAATTAAAGCCCCATTGATTGTCCCATTGTTGCAGTTAGCTGTCTACATTTGTTTAGCAATGACAGTGATGCTTTTCGTCGAACGCCTTTACATGGGCATCGTTATTATCCTTGTAAAACTCTTTTGGAAAAAACCCGAAAAGCGATACAATTGGGAACCCATTCGAGATGATTTGGAGATCGGAAACTCTGCTTTTCCTATGGTTTTGATCCAAATTCCTATGTTTAATGAGAAAgag GTGTACAAGATCTCAATTGGGGCGGCGTGTAATCTATCGTGGCCGTCCGATCGGCTTGTGATTCAAGTGTTGGATGATTCTACTGACTATGTTATTAAG gatatgattgAGAAAGAATGCCAAAGGTGGGCAAGCAAAGGGGTAAATATAAGGTATCAAATTAGAGAAAGCAGAGGAGGTTACAAAGCCGGTGCACTTAAAGAAGGATTAAAGCATGATTATGTTAAGGATTGTGAATATGTGACCATATTTGATGCCGATTTTCGGCCAGAGCCCGATTTTCTCCGCCGAGCCATCCCGTTCCTTGAGTTCAACCCTCAAATCGCCCTTGTTCAAGCTCGATGGCGCTTTG TGAACTCGGATGAATGTTTATTGACAAGAATGCAAGAAATGTCACTAGATTACCATTTCACAGTGGAGCAAGAAGTAGGATCAGCTACTCATGCATTTTTCGGATTTAATG GAACTGGTGGCGTGTGGCGAATTGCGGCTATTAATGAAGCCGGAGGGTGGAAGGACAGGACCACCGTGGAGGACATGGATCTTGCGGTTCGCGCAGGTCTCAAGGGATGGAAATTCCTCTATCTTGGTGACCTTCAG GTGAAAAGTGAACTTCCTAGTACATTCAAAGCCTTTCGTTATCAGCAACATAGGTGGTCTTGTGGTCCAGCCAATCTTTTTAGGAAAATGGTGATGGAGATCGTTAAAAACAAG AAAGTGACATTGTGGAAGAAGGTGTATGTGATTTACAGTTTCTTCTTTGTAAGAAAGATCATAGCTCATATGGTcacatttttctttttctgtgtgGTTCTCCCCCTCACTATTTTGGTCCCTGAAGTCGAAGTTCCGATATGGGGCGCCATTTACATCCCATGCATCATCACCACCTTAAATTCAGTCGGAACTCCAAG GTCTATACATTTATTGTTCTACTGGATTCTTTTTGAGAATGTGATGTCCCTGCACCGTACAAAGGCTACATTCATTGGTTTACTTGATGCAAAGAGATCTAACGAGTGGGTCGTTACTGAGAAGCTAGGAGACGCTCTCAAGAACAACAAAACCGCTGGTAAACCGGCTCCAAAAAAATTCAAATTCAATATCGGTGACAG AATTCATCTTACGGAGCTTGGATTTGCGGTATTCCTCTTCTTCACCGGATGCTATGACTTCATGTATGGAAAGCACAACTACTTCATATACATATTCCTCCAAACGATCACATTCTTGATTGTCGGGTTCGGGTATGTGGGCACCATTGTCCCGAGCTCTTAA